In one window of Clarias gariepinus isolate MV-2021 ecotype Netherlands chromosome 10, CGAR_prim_01v2, whole genome shotgun sequence DNA:
- the ints6l gene encoding integrator complex subunit 6, with the protein MPILLFLIDTSASMNQRTYLGTTYLDIAKGAVEIFMKLRARDPASRGDRYMLVTFDDPPYGVKAGWKENHATFMSELKNLQACGLTTLGNALRTAFDLLNLNRLVSGIDNYGQGRNPFFLEPSVIITITDGNKLTHSSGVQEELHLPLNSPLPGSELTKEPFRWDQRLFALVLRMPGAAVPDTEQLGSVPSDESAITQMCEVTGGRSYCVRTQRMLNQCLESLVQKVLSGVVINFEKTGPDPPPVGEDGLVDPARPLSSFSSQPWHSCHKLIYVRPNPKTGVPVGHWPIPESFWPDQNSPTLPPRVAHPVVRFSCVDCEPMVIDKLPFDKYELEPSPLTQYILERKSPHMCWQVFVSCSGKHSDVVQPFGYLKASTTLTCVNLFVMPYNYPVLLPLLDDLFKVHKLKPNLKWRQAFEVYLKSMPPYFLLPLKKALRMMGAPNLISDNMDCGLSYSVISYLKKLSQQAKIESDRMIVSVGKKPPQETGIKVKNHSSTLSLAHRRDFKQLLQGITGEVPLRLNDINLKEFAGFQIALLNKDVKPQAYRNAYDIPRRNLLDQVTRMRSNLLRTTQKLIKSQDEDYLHSIPVGQMGNYQEYLKMMPSPLREIDPDQPKRLHTFGNPFKQDKKGMMIDEADEFVTGTQNKKRGNPTEPNSGAAPKRRRSMSPLLRRPQTPPIISNHVLGKGTTVVPGQHGLIKPIPLHKGVEGNSMVGAESNGERVMSGESGDTWSGVVEGVGEGTVALSLEEKEGMKVTDGAEERVLLENRLGEECIEEKPSEMPQNCDNPSSPDQDRDMEGGGVDPSTRPTIVMVPLDGSNAELRTRVIKEVRKPGRNYEAIFRLLEEVKGPVSVQRYFIHHAIKEAARFKKRVLIQQLESALEDIEERQMLPAQVNNVHGR; encoded by the exons ATGCCTATTTTACTTTTTCTGATAGACACGTCCGCGTCTATGAATCAGCGCACATATTTGGGTACGACGTATCTGGACATTGCTAAAGGCGCGGTTGAGATCTTTATGAAG CTGCGTGCCCGAGACCCGGCTAGTAGAGGCGACAGGTACATGCTAGTTACATTTGACGATCCGCCATACGGagtaaag GCAGGCTGGAAAGAGAACCATGCCACCTTTATGAGTGAACTGAAGAACCTGCAGGCATGTGGACTGACCACTCTTGGTAATGCGCTCCGAACTGCCTTCGACCTGCTCAATCTCAACAGACTGGTGTCTGGCATCGACAACTATGGCCAG gGCCGAAATCCCTTTTTCCTGGAGCCGTCAGTCATCATTACCATAACGGATGGGAACAAGCTGACACACAGCTCTGGAGTGCAAGAAGAG CTTCACCTGCCCCTGAACTCGCCGCTACCTGGGAGTGAGCTAACCAAGGAGCCGTTCCGCTGGGACCAGCGTCTCTTCGCCCTGGTGCTGCGCATGCCCGGTGCAGCTGTTCCCGACACCGAGCAGCTTGGCAGTGTGCCCAGTGATGAATCAGCCATCACCCAGATGTGCGAGGTTACCGGAG GTCGGTCATATTGTGTTAGGACGCAGAGGATGTTGAATCAGTGCCTGGAGTCTCTGGTCCAGAAGGTTCTGAGTGGAGTTGTTATTAATTTTGAGAAGACGGGGCCAGACCCACCTCCTGTAGGTGAAG atgGTCTTGTGGATCCAGCACGACCGCTGTCATCCTTCAGCTCCCAACCTTGGCACAGCTGTCATAAGCTCATATATGTTCGGCCAAACCCCAAAACCGGCGTCCCTGTGGGCCACTGGCCGATTCCAGAGTCATTCTGGCCCGATCAGAACTCTCCCACCCTG CCTCCTCGAGTTGCCCATCCAGTGGTGCGTTTCTCCTGCGTCGACTGTGAGCCTATGGTGATTGACAAGCTTCCGTTCGATAAGTACGAGCTGGAACCATCACCTCTCACCCAGTACATTCTGGAGAGGAAGTCTCCTCATATGTGCTGGCAG GTGTTTGTGAGCTGCAGTGGAAAGCACAGTGATGTAGTGCAGCCCTTCGGCTATCTGAAAGCCAGCACCACTCTCACCTGTGTGAATCTTTTCGTCATGCCTTACAACTACCCCGTACTGTTGCCACTCCTCG ATGACTTATTTAAAGTGCACAAGCTCAAGCCAAACCTCAAGTGGAGACAGGCCTTTGAAGTGTACTTGAAATCCATGCCTCCTTACTTTCTGCTG CCCTTAAAGAAGGCACTTAGGATGATGGGAGCACCAAATCTCATCTCCGACAACATGGACTGCGGCCTCAGCTACAGTGTCATTTCCTACCTAAAAAAACTCAGCCAGCAG gcaaagATCGAGTCAGACCGGATGATTGTTTCAGTGGGTAAAAAGCCGCCTCAGGAGACCGGCATTAAAGTGAAGAATCACTCAAGTACACTGTCCCTTGCCCACCGGCGTGATTTTAAACAGCTACTGCAGGGCATCACAGGCGAGGTGCCTCTCCGCCTTAACGACATCAACCTCAAAGAATTCGCTGGGTTTCAAATCGCTCTCCTTAACAAG GATGTAAAGCCCCAGGCCTATCGTAATGCTTATGATATTCCACGGCGGAATCTTCTGGATCAAGTCACACGAATGCGCTCCAACCTTTTAAGGACTACTCAGAAGCTCATCAAGAGCCAAGATGAAG actATTTGCATAGTATTCCTGTCGGTCAGATGGGAAACTATCAGGAATATCTGAAGATGATGCCATCCCCACTTCGTGAGATCGACCCTGATCAGCCGAAACGTCTGCACACGTTCGGAAACCCGTTTAAACAAGATAAGAAG GGAATGATGATTGACGAAGCAGACGAGTTTGTCACGGGCACCCAGAACAAGAAAAGGGGAAACCCAACCGAGCCCAACTCAGGTGCGGCTCCAAAGAGACGGCGGAGCATGTCCCCTCTACTGCGCCGgccccaaaccccacccatcATCAGCAACCATGTGCTGGGCAAAGGGACCACAGTGGTCCCAGGCCAACATGGTCTCATTAAACCCATCCCACTGCACAAAG GAGTGGAGGGGAACAGCATGGTGGGTGCAGAGAGCAATGGTGAGAGAGTGATGAGTGGAGAGTCTGGAGACACCTGGTCTGGAGTAGTGGAAGGGGTCGGGGAAGGAACTGTAGCTCTCTCGCTGGAGGAAAAAGAAGGAATGAAGGTTACTGATGGAGCAGAAGAAAGGGTATTGCTGGAGAACAGATTAGGAGAAGAGTGTATTGAGGAAAAACCATCTGAGATGCCACAGAACTGTGACAATCCAAGTTCTCCAGACCAAGACAGAGACATGGAGGGAGGTGGAGTAGACCCTTCTACACGGCCCACCATTGTTATGGTTCCTCTGGACGGAAGCAATGCTGAACTACGTACACGAGTCATCAAAGAGGTCCGAAAACCAGGCCGCA ATTATGAGGCAATATTCAGGCTGCTAGAGGAGGTCAAAGGACCAGTGTCAGTGCAGAGGTACTTTATCCATCACGCCATCAAGGAAGCAGCCAG